The Stigmatella aurantiaca DW4/3-1 genome contains the following window.
GGCAGGCCGGCGGGAGCCCGGCATTGTTCCGGCCTCGATTGAACACCGTGACCTCATGCCCCAGCCGCACTGTCTCGTGGATGCAGTCGAAGCTGATCTCGCCACTGCCACCGATGTAAAGCACGCGCATCGTTGCCCCTGCCGGTTTGGAGTTACCTGTCGGCCTGGTTGACCATCGCCGCGCCCTGAGCCTCGCACGCAACGAAGCTGTCCATCCAGTCCCACCTGTGAGTCGATTCGGTCATCCTTCAGTCCGTGAGCGATGAGCTTCTGCTCAAGCGCTCTGCTCGCTCTCGGCGTACGCAGCGCGCAGATGCTCGACGAGGACCCGGACTCGCGGCTCGTGGCGGCGGGAAGCCCGGTAGAGGGCGTACACCTCGACCGGCTCCGATTGCCATCCCGGCAAGAGTTGCCGCAACCGCTTGTTCTGGAGATCGGCGGCGACGAACCAGTGCGGAAGTAATGCGACCCCCAGGCCATCGAGGGCAAGCTCACGGAGCAAGTGGCCCGCATTGCACGAGCAGCGCACCTTCATCCGGACGCGGGCCGTGGCCGCCCCGTTCAGGAGCGTCCAAACCTCGGTCGCCGCATCACGGACGGGTGAGATGGACTCGTGGGCCGCGAGCGCGGCCGACGTCTTCGGCTTACCGTGGCGCCGGACGTAGGCGGGCGACGCGACGACGACACGGTGCCAGCGGGACAGGGGGCGTGCCACGATCTCCGTCGAAAGCGGAGGCTTGGCGGCCACCCGGATCGCGACATCGACGTCCTCGAGCACGAGATCGATCAACCGGTCCTCGAGTCGCACGTCGAGCCGGAGCCCTGGATGTTTGCCTACCAGGGACCGCAAGAGCGATGCCCCTGACAGGAAGCCCACGGTGACGGGCAGGCTGATCCGGAGCAATCCCTCAAGACGTCCGTCCCGGCCGATGGACTGGGCCTCGTCGACTTCGCGCAGAACTCGCAGGCATCGCTCGTAGTACTGCTGGCCCGCCACGGTCACGGTCATCCGGCGCGTGGTCCGGGCCAGGAGCGGCGTTGCGACTTCCTGCTCGAGCGCCGTGACATGCCGACTGACCGCCGCCGTCGAGAGCCGGAGTTGCTTGGCCGCCGCCGACAGGCTACCGGCTTCGATCACACGAACGAACGTCGCCATCCTCACGAGAAGGTCCATGGGCCGAGCCTGACGGATTGTTACGCAAACCGCAAAACTCACTCACCCTCCTCGCACCTACTGCGGCAGAGGCACCGTTGGCATTGTGCTGGTCATGAAGTCACTGGATGGAGGCACCGTGCCAACCACGAAGTCATTCGATGGAAGCGTCTTCCTTGTCAGCGGCGCCAGCTCCGGAATTGGCGAGGCCGCGGCCGTTGCCCTGCGGCAGCGGGGCGCGGCTGTATACGGACTCACCAGCAGTTCCTCCACGCTTGCCTCCGCCCGCGAGCGCCACCCGGCGGTTCGCTGGCTCAGCGCGGATGTAACGAGGCGCTCCGAGGTCGGCACCGCCGTGGCGGCCATCCTCGCCGAGGCCGGGCGGCTCGACGGGCTGGTCAACACCGCGGGAATCTACACGTTCGCGCCGCTCGAAGCTTCGGGCGAGGAGATGATGCGCCGTCAGTTCGAGGTCAACGTGTTCGGCACGGTCTTTCTGACCCAGGCTTCGCTCGCCGCGCTCAAGGACAGCAAGGGCACGATCGTCAACGTCAGCAGCACCTCCGCCCACAAGGCGATGGCCGACCAGTCGATCTACGCCGCGACGAAAGGGGCCGTCGAGTCTCTGACGCGTGCCTGGGCGCTCGAACTTGCCCGGCACGGCGTGCGTGTGAATGCGATCTCGCCAGGGCCTACCCTGACGCCCGGCATCGCCAGGATCCCGATGCCGAAGGAGATGTTCGAGGCAGCCAAGGAGCAGATTCTCCGGACAGTTCCGCTCGCCCGCATGGGCACGAGTGAAGAGGTCGCGCACTGGATCGTCACGCTCGCCGATCCAGCCGTGACCTGGCTGACCGGCCAGATCGTCGGGATCGATGGTGGCCTGAGTGTGAGCTGAGGGCGAGGAGACCCACGATGAACACGGCGATTGGCTCCTGGCGGGGGTGGGCGCTGGCAGTCCTGCTCCCTTCCCGAAAACTTCGGCAGGGCCGAGAGAACCGACATGCTCTCGATGGTTGGCGAGCCACGGCGCCCCCTGAGGCTTGGCATGGTCCTCTTGGTGCTCCATGACCGCCAAGAGGCTCGAAGGCGGCAGGGGTGCGTTTCGAGAAGGACTCCATCGGTTCCTGATAATCTTGGAAATTCAGCTCTATGTTGACTAATCAGCTTATTCAGGTTTAATTGTTTTTCAGGGTGTTCTGTTCGTAAGGAGCTCTTCACCGTGAAATACAAGCTGACTGGGTTGATGATGGCGGTCTTGGGCCTCTTTCAGGCCACGGGCTGTGGGCAAGTCGATGAAGGCCTCCCCAAGAGTGAGGTGACCTTCCAGACGACCGAACAAGCTTCCAGCAGCACGGATTACCCCGGGCCCTGTCAGGGCGAGACCACGGTTTCAGGCACCCCTCAGTACTTGTCCTCGGACTACCACGGCGTCAATCCCGACACGCGATTCATCACCCTGCCGGCGCAGGGCCGTTTCCGGGCGGGGATTTCGTGCGTGGGCACGGCGTTCTACGTCATCCGTATTGGCTATGACTCCGCGCTTTGCCAGCAACGCGGCAAGTGTGACCCGTCGTCGTTCTCCACCATGACCCAGGCGGACCTCGATTTCGTGGCGACCAACTACCCCTCGCAGGTCCCCATCCGGGAGATCTGCGTGAAGCATGGGTTTGGCTGGTACGACGGGGCGAATGCGGCTCCAGGCACGTACCTGGCCATTGCCTCTTCGGGGAGCGGGTTCGGAGGGCTCGTGGATGGACACGGCACAATGGACCTCTATGCGTATCACGGCAACAACGGCAACTGGCAGCCCGTCAACTGCTCTCGCCCAGTCCCTACCGTCTGTGGCAATGGCATCTGCGAAGTGGGGGAGAACGGGGCTTCGTGCGGCATGGACTGCTGTGACGCCTCCACGGCCTGTGGCCAGACATGGATGAACTACGGGGGCTACTATTGCCGGTCGTTCAACGGGGGCTCTTACTTCTGGACGCAGCCTGCGACGTGCGGATCTCAGTACCCGTATGGCACGCGATCCACGTGCGGCGGCACGAACTACTATTGCTGCAGCAGCATCAATAACTGGACGACCAATTACTGCGCGTACTGAACCCTCGTCAGGGGCGACGAGATCATCTCGTCGCCCGCGAGGGAGTTGGCCGACTTGGCGCGCTCAGAAGCAGCGGAGATGGGTACGGCCTATCCTCTCTGGCAGCTCGCCCGGGCGCTCCAGTCCACTCTGCGCCGAACGACAGCTATTTCTGCTCCAGGGCATCCGCCATGGGGGAAACCGAAGGAGCTGCCGTCCGGGTGGCGGTGCTCAAGGAGGTTCCCCCGCGCGGGGCTTGCAACGAGCTGCGCTCCACAGTGAGTTGCGTGCACACCGAGTTGGATTTGTTCCACTGGAACCCCAAGTAGCTCGTGTCGTTGAGCGATGTGATCAAGTCCACCATCGCCTGCGGCGGATTGCTCAGGATACACCACCCGAGGTTACCCAAAGCGTCAACGGCCTGGCACGTGAGGTTGCGTGTGGGTGCGGCAGGGTTGCTGGCGTTCACCGTGATACTGCATAAGATGGACTGCCTCGTGTCAGCCGAGTTCTGGGCTGCGGCGATGGTTCCTCCCGCAGAACCATAGGTGGGGTTGGCGAGGTACACGCTCACTTCATAATTGGCCTTGGCCCCCGCGCTGGCCACCGTAGCGGCGAGAGTGAGCAACAGGAACAATAGTTTTTTTTCTTTCAAGACATTCCCTCGTGCGTTGGCGGTCTCTCGACCGCGGGTCCATTCGGATGGATTGAGCCGACGAGGTAGAAAATGATGCAGAAAATCTGCGGGCGGCTGGGCACACGCCAGCGCCCCCCATGCGGAAGGCCCTCCAGAGGCACCTGGAAGACCTGCCTGAACGCGCGCTCAGAAGACGTGACGGACTTGCCCAAGGGCAGACGGAAGCAAACCGTCGACCTTCCCGAATCGGCGGTGGATGCCCTCAAGGCCCACCGTCACCTGCGGGGCCGCTTCGTGTACTGTCCAGGTGGTGCCTTCAACATCAAACTAGACATCTCCGTCATGACAACAAAAGAACTGGTGAAGTACTACGATGGCTTCATGGTGGAAGGAGGGCATGAGGTCACGGCGGAAGAGGCACGTGGACTGCCGAGTCACGCTAAGGCGTTTTTCAGCGCCCCTGGCACTCTGGAACGGACCGAGCTTTATTCCCGCGAAGCGCTATTCCAGGTGGACTATCCCGGGGAACGGCGCAGTGACGACGACATCAAGACCTTCCATTTGAAAACGTACGCAAGGGTTGGCTTCGCGGCCCGGCGAAAGCTCTCTTCCATCCACGGTTTCATCTGGGAAGACGTTCACTCGTACTCCGCCTCTGGTGAATTGGAGGGCTTCACTCTCATTCTCCAGAGACAAAACGGTCCTGGGCTCATGGAAGTCAATTTAGAGCTCCTAACAAAAATAAGGTTTGAGATTCCGGAAAAATATCAGGCAGCAGCTCAGCACAAGGAGGCCAAAGTGGACATCGTCGCGCCTCTTATGGCGCGCCAGCGTTGATTGGCTGAGGTCTCGTGTGCTTCTGGCTGCGTCATCCAGGCGAAGTGAGGGAGAGTCTCCCAAGCGGGGCAAGTTCCCCTACCCTGTCAGCCCCAGGTGGTGAGATGGCCCTGCCTGAACAAGAGGGGGACGGACATGGATGGGTTGGGGCTTGTCGGACGAGTGGAGCAAGACCTGGAGCGGGTGATTTCCCAAGGCCTGCTGCCCCAAGATGGCTTTCTTCCCTCGGAAAACTCGCTGGCCAAGCGCTACGGCCTCTCACGCAGCACCGTCCGTGAAGCGCTGAAGCGCCTGGCGGCCAGAGAGTTGATAGAGCAGCACCCAGGCCGTCGCAGTCGAGCCCTCCCCTTGGAGGGAGCGGTGACCCTGGAGAACCTGGGGGTGGTGCTGGGGGGCCCAGGCGCCGCTCAACCGGAGAGGCGCAGGCTGCTGGAGGGGTTTCTGGCCCTCAAGCGAGAGACGGCGGTGGAACTGCCAGAGCTGGAGTTCGAGGTGCTGAGACAGGCAGCCCGCGCGGTGGACCGTCCCGGACAGACGCTGCTGCTGCAGTCGCTGGAGCGCTCGTACCGTGGACTGGCGCGGCGGCTGAGGCCACACCTGAATGGGCAGGCCACTCGGCAGTGGGCACTCTGTGCGATGCACGGCCTGGCCGCCAAGGACGAGCAGTCGCTGCGCCGGGAACTGCCAGCGTTGCTCCAGGCCAGCGATGCGCACCTGCTGGCCAGCCTTCCCCCCCCGCAGGAGCCCAGGGAGTCGTCACGGCCCCCACTCTGCGCGGACACCGCCCCCTCTCACCCCACTCCGGAGCATGAGGAGGCCCTGGAGAGGCTGTCGGAGGCGAAGGGTCCCAACCTGTCTGCTTGCCCTACAGGTTTGAGCCAACCGACGCCTACGGGTGGACCCCTACCCGAGGCTCCCTCCCCTGACTCACGCGACCCTCTGGTAGGCGGGGTGCCCGGCACGGACGTGCCCCAGGGCCAGGAAGAATTGCGAAGGGTGCAGCCTGGCCTCCAGGAACGACAGTCCCAGACTCCGGTTAGCTCGGGCACTGGGGATGAGTTCCTGGGCAGAGAGGGCGGACAGCGCCTCCTGGATGGAATGGCGGAGAGTGAACAAGGTGGAGCGTGTACGGCTGTCTTTGGAGGCGCGGACACTTGTTTTGTTAGGTGCTCTAAAGGCGAACCCTAGGAACTTTCCATAATTCAGTTCCAGCAAATCGAGATTTATATTATAGACCGCCCAGGCAAAACCCTCTCCCTATGCAGCGTGCTTCGAGTCAGGAAACAGAACGTATGCGCATCTTTAAGCCCTTTATTTCCCTTGCAGTCTCCCTTCCAATAATTGCATGCCATGGGCCAGCTTCTGAAGAAGCCCCAGAACTCTCTACACACACCTCCTCGCTGACTTCAGGTTTTTCGAGAGGGTGCACCTTCGCCCTCTCTTTCAAAGAAGTTCTCAATCCGCACGGCTATGTTCCCGTCGTCACTCGGCGGCAAACCCCATCCTGTGCGTGGGGAGAGGCAGCAGTCGAACTTCCGCAAACCTACCGTCCCCCAGAACTCTCGCTCATCGCGAATGACCTTGGGGTTGCCGTCGGCTACACGAATAAGGCTTTGCCAAGTGGCTCCTCAGTACTCGTACGACTGGAGATTGTGCACCTGTCACCGGACACCCTATCGATCCAACGGTCCGCAGCGCTCTCGACGTCTGCCAACTTCCATGGCACCGCCATCTCCAAAATAGACTTGGCCATTTCGGCTGACGGCACCACACTGAAAGCCCGAGGTGAAAAAGACGGTAACTTTCCAGAAGAGGAACGCTGGGGCGGTCGCTATTTTGTTGCAAGCTACCCGAACTTCTTTACCAGCAGCACACCTCCCACGATCCTTGTCTCGGAGGTGCCAGAAGCACAACCCGTGAGCCCTTGGTTTGTCACCGGCAATCTGGCCCTGGCACGCACCGGGCACACGGCGACCGTCCTCAACGGCACGGGAAACGTCTTGGTCGTGAGTGCTACCTCCGCAGAGGTCTATAACCCTTACGCCAATGCGTCAGTCCCCACGGGAGTTCCCCTCTCTTCCCACACCCACCACACCGCCACCCTGCTCGGCTCGGGCAAGGTGTTGGTTGTCGGAGGATGGACTGGCACGGGGCCGCAAAGCGCCTCGGAAGTGTACGATCCCGCCACGGGCACGTGGAACTCCGCGGGCTCCCTGAGCACACCTCGCGGCCATCACACGGCGACCCTCCTCGGCTCGGGCAAAGTGTTGGTGGTGGGGGGTGACTCCACTCAGGGACACACAAGCTCCGTGGAGCTGTACGATCCGGCCACGAACTCCTGGAGTGCAGGACTCTCCGCGTTCGCAGCACGCAGTGGTCACACCGCGACCCCCCTCACCTCGGGGAAAGTGCTGATCGTGGGAGGCACCTCTTCCTCTGGCGAACTCCGGGATGCACACACCTACGATCCGGCCACGAACTCCTGGTCTCAGGTCGCGGCACCGCCGCGTGGACGCAGTGGTCACCTCGCCATCCCGCTTTACTCGGGTTTAGTGCTGGTCCTGGGAGGAGGACACGATGAAGTGGACCTCTACAATCCCTACAACGACCAGTGGACTCAGAACTCCCTCCTGCCTTCCGGAAGCACTGCGGTCAGCGCCACGATGCTCTACTCGGGCGAAGTTTTGGTCACCCACTCGAACGGCCAAGCATTCCTGTATGCCCCCGCGACGAGCACCTGGACGTCCGCGGGCACGCTGTCAGCCCCCATCGCGGCCCATGTGGCCATACGCCTCCATACAGGCCAAGTGCTTGTCACCGGAGGAACCTTTTCTGGCATGAACGTCACCACCGTGCAGCGCTACTCCCGCTGAGCCAGAGACCTCGTTCCCAGCGCCACTGGGGCCCGGAGAGAGCCTCTTCGACATGGGCCGAACACACTCTCTTGACTGGCAGGAAGTCTCCCGTGTGGAGTTCGGGGAGCCCGAGAAGAGCCCCGTCACCCTCGCCCGCTACACCCAGCGCTGACTGGAGCAGCGCGAGGGCCTCGTCGCGGACTTGAGGACGGATGGGTCCCGCCTCTATGGGGTGCTCAAAGAGCGCGACCCGCTCGGCTGGCTGCCCAGGGCGGCCCAGGGGAAAAAGAAAACCCCGGCTCGCCAAATGGCGCCCGGGGTTTTGCTAAATCCCTTGCTACAGTCTCCCGGAAAGCTGAGTCCTTTCCGGGAGATACGGTGTGGAGGCGGCGGGAATCGAACCCGCTCCGGGTGGTGCGAAATTCCCAGCGATATCGCGCCCTTACCTCGTAACCGCCCGGAATGACTCGGAATCGATATCCCGCCGCGTCCCACGTAATCCCGTCCTGTTCCAGCCCGTTCCGCACTCTCACGCAACATAGACGCAACATGGCGGAGGGGTAAGTCCGCTGGGAGAACCGTGCGGCCGGGCTTCCGTCGAGCTGCCGGGCCCCTTGGAGCTTCGAGGCCCAGCACGGGCTGCCCACTACCCACTCGTGGTGTACTCCCCCAGGCGCTTGGACGCTCGGGGGGTCTTCAAGCCGGATTCGGCCAAGCTCGCGGACGCCTCTTCCACGGTGGTCTCCAGCTCTTTAACGGCATCAGCGGGGCCAAAGCCCACCTCTCCGGTCTGTTCACGCAGAGCGACCACCAGCTCCCCCGCCGTCTGGTAGCGCTTCGCTAGCTTAGGGTGGAGGAGCTTGCACAGAACCGAGCGCATGCCCGCAGGAAGACTCTGTGTTGCCCTCTCGACGTCCTTCTGCGTGTAGATCGCCGCGCGCCAGATGATGTCCTCCACCATTTCATCGGCTCCAGACTCCTGCGCCCATTCGATGGCTTGCTCGACTCGTTCGAGCTGTGACTTCGTAACGGAGTCCTTCATCCTGGGCGTCACCTCATCTGGCGAATAGAGGAGGTTCTTCCCGGTAGCCAGTTCCAGCATGACCACACCCACAGAGAAGAGGTCTGCACGTGCGTCAGCTCGTTTGCCGAAAAGCACCTCTGGCGACGAGTAAAAGCCCTCCCCGTGCAGTCGTTGAGAAGTGGAAGGGGTGCGGCCCGGCAAATCGGAAAGGGAGAGACCGAAGTCAGAGACTCGAACAATTCCCTTCCAATCCAAAAAGACGTGATCCGCATCGATGGCCCGGTGAACGATGTTCAGGGGGCGTTTCTGTTCGTCCTGTGCTGTGTGCGCGTATACCAACACGTCCGCCAGCCGGGCCCCGATATACATGGCGAAATGTGGCGTGTACCAATGATTGCACTCCGACACGAGGTTGATCAGAGTGCCTAGGTTGTTTCCGCGCGGGCGCTCTGAAACCACGTACCAAGTCCCTTCGGCTTTCTGCAAACCGAAGACCCGATGGATCCCAGGGTGGTCAAGATACTTGGCCAAGCGGACTTCCTCCTCCAGCCTTGCCCTTGCCAGCAGGAGTCTCTTCGTCCCCCGACCGCCATCGTTTCCCACCGCCTTGATCAGCACCTCTCTCGTTTCAATGCCGCTGACGCGCTGGCGTCCGACGAACTGGCTAATCCCGGGCTGCACCTCCCCAAGGTCTTCGCGGAACTCATACTGGATACCATCCAGCTCAAAGAGAATTGCACCCCTCGGAACACTGAAACTTCCTTTCGGCATGTTCACTCCTCCGCTCGCGCGGCACCAAGCCGACGCGACGCGGACCAATATTACCCGCAGGATTGGACGGAATGGAACTACCCCCGAGGTCCAATGACGTCGTGCGTGCGACTAGGTGATGCGCCAGCGCCTGCCCCCGCTCACCCATGCGCGGGCTCAGGGCCAGCGGTCCACAACATAACCCGTCTGCTGGTTGCCAGACTGCACGCGGCCGTCCTTGAACCCGTAGGAACGCCCCTCGACCACGAAACAGACGGGTCTTTCATCCTGTCCAGGGAGCTTTACGCGGTCGTACCGGATGACAAGCGCCGGCCCGTCAGCTCGGCCCATCTTGTCGGAGAGATAGTAAGCCTTGCCGTAGAACCGTGTTCCTGGGGGGGCCACTTCGAGCTGCCGCCGGGAGAGGCCCTTAACCTTGGGAACGACCCCCACCACATCAGAGCCGGGGGTAAACCAGACCCTTGAGTCGATGTCGTGCCGGTCGTCGACTGTGAGCACGAAGCTCTCACCCTCTTCCCAGTGAAGCTCTTTCACCATGGCTCGCGCGGCACCAGAGGGACAGGTGAAGGACTCGGGCCGAATCTGAGAGCCAGGGCAGCCAGCCGCTAGGGCTGCGACGAGCGACATCGCGGCGCACTCGGCAGTGCTCAATCTCTTCTGTGCGCGCATGGGGCGCTCTCTGGACGGAATTTCAGGGGTCATCATTTTCACGGTGGAATCTTCCTTCTGGCCAGCGTCCACCGCCAAGGGGAGAACCATCGGCGAGGGATTCAAGGTGGACATATCAGGGGGGGCTGTCATCGGCGGCGCGGAATGTTCCGAAGGTGAGGCGGGAACGTCTCCACAGGCCCGCCAGAATGTCACAGCCGCGGCCAGGGCCATCACCAGGGCCGTGCCTACGGTCAGCGTCTTCCTCGTCACCTTGCGCGGCGTAGGGTCTTTGGGCGGCACCACAGCGTGCCCCTCAAACTCCGAAGGCGCAGAGGGCCACTGTTCCGATGGAGCATGGGGGGGAACCATGTACTCGGCCCCCGAGCGCTCCAAATGCTCTTCCAGTTCGCGGCGAAGTGCATCGGTGTCCACCGGGCGCTCGGATGGATTCCGGGAAAGTATCTTTTCCACCAAGCGGCTGAGCGCCTCGGGGATCCTCGGATTCACATCAGAAGCTGACGGGGGCGCCACAATGAGATTGTTCAACGACATGCGCCGATAGTGTTCCGTCGGCCGCGGGTCTGTGAGCATTTCATAAAGCATCGCCCCCAGTGCGAAGATCTCGTCAGCGACTTTGAAAGCATACCGCGCCCGGTGTTCGTTCTTGTGGTCCCGTAGGAACTTGAACTGCTCGGGCGCTCGGAAGCGCTCTGTTCCCGGGGGCAACCCTTCTTCCGTGAGATCTTCGGCCAGCGAGTAGGTTGCACAACCAAAGTCGATGATGACGGGCTCCCCATCGCTCTTCCGGATTAGGACGTTGACCAGCTTCAAATCCCGGTGGAGCACGCCCCTTTCATGCATGTACGACAGCGCAGACGTGATTTTGATGAAGACATGCAAGATCTCGTGGATCGTGGGGTGCTTGCGCTCCTTCCATTCCGCCAGCGTCCAGCCATCCACGTACTCCAAAGCAACATACATGTTGCCTGCTTCCGCATATCCGTATCCTTGGGGCCGGATGATGTTGGGATGGTTCAGCATGAGAAGTGTTGTGGTCTCACGCACCATGCGGTCATGTGTCCGCTTGTCGTCCCCGCTGGCTTCACGGTGCCGCGCCACCTTAAGCGCGTAGGGCTTGCCGTTCTTCTCCACCAGATAGACGACGGCAAAACCACCGTTGCCGAGTTCCCTTAAAACGTGCCAGCCGTCAACAATGGCACCGGATGGCAGCCGAAGCAGATTCGCTGTCATTGAACCCCCTCCTTAACGGCTTTCGGAAAGCGTACGTCTGGAATCTTGAGGCTACGACCATCTTCGCTGCGCACCTCCAGCGTGAAGAACGTGTCCGCGTTCAGGTTCGGCATGTCCACCACAGCAAGGGCTCGACCAAATTCTCCCGGCTCGATCATGCCGCCACCTTCCATCACCAAGCGCGCTTTCAGCGACGGTCCCAGGGACCTCGTGAACGTTGCCTCTCGCGGTGTCCACTTGGGGTGCGTGGAGCGGTTTCGGACCCGCACAGAAACCAACGCCCAACCTTTGCCAAAGTACAGTTTGCCTTCACTTGCTGCAAAACCTTGAGCTAGCTCGTCAACATCCTTGATGGGCAAGACGGATACGCCCTTGTCTCCCACGTAACCAAGCAACACGAAATCCTCCGGGAGCGGCACCCGGGGCTGAGATTCGGTCGAGCAAGGCGCGGCGGGCGGCTCGGGGCGCTGGACGTCGATCC
Protein-coding sequences here:
- a CDS encoding SDR family NAD(P)-dependent oxidoreductase, yielding MPTTKSFDGSVFLVSGASSGIGEAAAVALRQRGAAVYGLTSSSSTLASARERHPAVRWLSADVTRRSEVGTAVAAILAEAGRLDGLVNTAGIYTFAPLEASGEEMMRRQFEVNVFGTVFLTQASLAALKDSKGTIVNVSSTSAHKAMADQSIYAATKGAVESLTRAWALELARHGVRVNAISPGPTLTPGIARIPMPKEMFEAAKEQILRTVPLARMGTSEEVAHWIVTLADPAVTWLTGQIVGIDGGLSVS
- a CDS encoding serine/threonine protein kinase, with the protein product MPKGSFSVPRGAILFELDGIQYEFREDLGEVQPGISQFVGRQRVSGIETREVLIKAVGNDGGRGTKRLLLARARLEEEVRLAKYLDHPGIHRVFGLQKAEGTWYVVSERPRGNNLGTLINLVSECNHWYTPHFAMYIGARLADVLVYAHTAQDEQKRPLNIVHRAIDADHVFLDWKGIVRVSDFGLSLSDLPGRTPSTSQRLHGEGFYSSPEVLFGKRADARADLFSVGVVMLELATGKNLLYSPDEVTPRMKDSVTKSQLERVEQAIEWAQESGADEMVEDIIWRAAIYTQKDVERATQSLPAGMRSVLCKLLHPKLAKRYQTAGELVVALREQTGEVGFGPADAVKELETTVEEASASLAESGLKTPRASKRLGEYTTSG
- a CDS encoding LysR family transcriptional regulator, with the translated sequence MATFVRVIEAGSLSAAAKQLRLSTAAVSRHVTALEQEVATPLLARTTRRMTVTVAGQQYYERCLRVLREVDEAQSIGRDGRLEGLLRISLPVTVGFLSGASLLRSLVGKHPGLRLDVRLEDRLIDLVLEDVDVAIRVAAKPPLSTEIVARPLSRWHRVVVASPAYVRRHGKPKTSAALAAHESISPVRDAATEVWTLLNGAATARVRMKVRCSCNAGHLLRELALDGLGVALLPHWFVAADLQNKRLRQLLPGWQSEPVEVYALYRASRRHEPRVRVLVEHLRAAYAESEQSA
- a CDS encoding FadR/GntR family transcriptional regulator, which encodes MDGLGLVGRVEQDLERVISQGLLPQDGFLPSENSLAKRYGLSRSTVREALKRLAARELIEQHPGRRSRALPLEGAVTLENLGVVLGGPGAAQPERRRLLEGFLALKRETAVELPELEFEVLRQAARAVDRPGQTLLLQSLERSYRGLARRLRPHLNGQATRQWALCAMHGLAAKDEQSLRRELPALLQASDAHLLASLPPPQEPRESSRPPLCADTAPSHPTPEHEEALERLSEAKGPNLSACPTGLSQPTPTGGPLPEAPSPDSRDPLVGGVPGTDVPQGQEELRRVQPGLQERQSQTPVSSGTGDEFLGREGGQRLLDGMAESEQGGACTAVFGGADTCFVRCSKGEP
- a CDS encoding DUF2381 family protein, with amino-acid sequence MDQPLRLSLALALLWGAVARAEPTHDGGRVERLRAVTLASNPADPLPEVHVAGDKPTVLVFPAPIQAKTLTFDESRIRVLEAGALSVLVQAVTDLKEGERHEIGVFFADGRAPSRAAFVLVTHPSEVDARIDVQRPEPPAAPCSTESQPRVPLPEDFVLLGYVGDKGVSVLPIKDVDELAQGFAASEGKLYFGKGWALVSVRVRNRSTHPKWTPREATFTRSLGPSLKARLVMEGGGMIEPGEFGRALAVVDMPNLNADTFFTLEVRSEDGRSLKIPDVRFPKAVKEGVQ
- a CDS encoding Kelch repeat-containing protein, producing MSPWFVTGNLALARTGHTATVLNGTGNVLVVSATSAEVYNPYANASVPTGVPLSSHTHHTATLLGSGKVLVVGGWTGTGPQSASEVYDPATGTWNSAGSLSTPRGHHTATLLGSGKVLVVGGDSTQGHTSSVELYDPATNSWSAGLSAFAARSGHTATPLTSGKVLIVGGTSSSGELRDAHTYDPATNSWSQVAAPPRGRSGHLAIPLYSGLVLVLGGGHDEVDLYNPYNDQWTQNSLLPSGSTAVSATMLYSGEVLVTHSNGQAFLYAPATSTWTSAGTLSAPIAAHVAIRLHTGQVLVTGGTFSGMNVTTVQRYSR
- a CDS encoding serine/threonine protein kinase, whose protein sequence is MTANLLRLPSGAIVDGWHVLRELGNGGFAVVYLVEKNGKPYALKVARHREASGDDKRTHDRMVRETTTLLMLNHPNIIRPQGYGYAEAGNMYVALEYVDGWTLAEWKERKHPTIHEILHVFIKITSALSYMHERGVLHRDLKLVNVLIRKSDGEPVIIDFGCATYSLAEDLTEEGLPPGTERFRAPEQFKFLRDHKNEHRARYAFKVADEIFALGAMLYEMLTDPRPTEHYRRMSLNNLIVAPPSASDVNPRIPEALSRLVEKILSRNPSERPVDTDALRRELEEHLERSGAEYMVPPHAPSEQWPSAPSEFEGHAVVPPKDPTPRKVTRKTLTVGTALVMALAAAVTFWRACGDVPASPSEHSAPPMTAPPDMSTLNPSPMVLPLAVDAGQKEDSTVKMMTPEIPSRERPMRAQKRLSTAECAAMSLVAALAAGCPGSQIRPESFTCPSGAARAMVKELHWEEGESFVLTVDDRHDIDSRVWFTPGSDVVGVVPKVKGLSRRQLEVAPPGTRFYGKAYYLSDKMGRADGPALVIRYDRVKLPGQDERPVCFVVEGRSYGFKDGRVQSGNQQTGYVVDRWP